One genomic window of Daphnia pulex isolate KAP4 chromosome 10, ASM2113471v1 includes the following:
- the LOC124203929 gene encoding diacylglycerol kinase delta-like isoform X2 — MAANETTISTKPVSAVGDDSSESDGETEPAKSFHRRFSTNKNIKSSVCTREGFLMKQTSSFQRWRRRYFKLKGRTLYYAKDTKSVIFDEISLPDLSVAECSIKNANHSFQVITPFRSLVLCAESRREMEEWITALKAAANKEYYDSADHHDFLSGRHNWYATSHARPTYCNVCREALSGVTSHGLSCEVCKFKSHKRCAVKAINNCKWTTLASVGKDIIEDDEGNIAMPHQWMEGNLPVSAKCSVCDKTCGSVLRLQDWRCLWCRAMVHTACRPQYPVRCPLGPCRVSIVPPTALHSVGTDEAWEAVRPQGCSPLLVFVNSKSGDNQGVKFLRRFKQLLNPAQVFDLMNGGPGLGLRLFRHFDPFRILICSGDGSIGWVLSEIDKLHMDKQCQIGVLPLGTGNDLARVIGWGSVCDDDAHLPQLLERYEKASVKMLDRWSIFTSERSMPLPAAKVVLPYEPITAFEDSIVSHLSKILQSDEHTIVISSAKILCETIKEFIGKMAGLHTADDNSSLASGDESIAQKCRILNEKLDQLLGTLHEEASPVHAVSRASVDEEDPPNNVESSEPPEITKSSKEAKESRNEGRAARQKGARKVRAKFNQREALMSRANSLKKAVRQIIEHAERALDEQNGIQPSRSMHSASASQTSGLVSGGSEIKLIVTHPDGDSPMSNEMMMKQSSGALAKSRASAAAAAAMPMALLQLYSAIGGGDSSSEPSPCPSPIPMAPSLTTNFPLLPTSPIRYPNPPVFYRMATPPNTQPQRPRSSSSSPRPPSAGRNCYVSHQESAESEGDEDRSSAMLSLQAKLNAISPVPDASETRTSCEFDYSALALPVPLEFADTDSLQDVPIDVFDEETESRDNVPNMELDEEPAEVEVKPILRSLQQVNISVVVEPPSSEDSSQARPAKEEADENAASAPAEDTRTRADREREMEEEEDLDQVEEETALETAAIARLGERIVEGAEEPVVERTNSAAAARADKRARRHAQTTSLTTLPPPQSPQSPQSPPPNLLVTTSRSPTPTSRLTPTRPSGSLLCHETEPTVSPWLTATRATGSSGDVPDSLAKSRLLVPVSPATSSTLQPSPTASRRISSGSTLLASSAAGSIDSAAGTACGASVHASLASILSSADSHNQPSSQHHHHHGQRPPSPDESTVDGQHHSGREREAISSGAAAVKKRKMPIINPLVTLPMWPNVETGGLISKVLLANADALCAAVSPLMDVEEDPADMMDEKCVMNSYFGIGIDAKITLDFHMKREEHPEKCRSRARNYMWYGVLGSKEWLQKTYKNLEQRVLLECDGTRIPLPSLQGIVVLNIPSFMGGTNFWGGNKEDDCFIAPSFDDRVLEVVAVFGSVQMAASRIINLQHHRIAQCHSVKITILGDEGVPVQVDGEAWLQPPGLIRIVHKNRMQMLCRNRALERSLEAWQEKQQRYQLVAGHKMLHGTSLSDDENHVLITFLEATTALVRYVRLLAISQPDLDQELYSLATQASTMLDKMHPGGKIIEGPSLRLHLTDLVNVVRQLHLETDHFLKERAALYNLRPNQEKKLASSLSHVVCELRKCTDINGLVHFITSEEMSEKKSRAVKSSGGGGGGGGVTGSHSGGGGNSSGGGGGSSLFRLKFRRPAESRSRSASQGHRHSDMGSSESGVSASGGSSGGGGGRSAGPVNASSSVDLSLNVHLWGNGEVAVWLESLQLDEYRDDFIRHDIRGSELLTLERRDLKELGIHKVGHIKRIQQAILEIKENARLSHQSS; from the exons GCAACGTTTGCCGCGAAGCGCTTTCGG gcgTGACATCACACGGGTTGAGCTGCGAGGTCTGCAAGTTCAAATCGCACAAGCGATGCGCCGTCAAAGCCATCAATAACTGCAAGTGGACGACACTGGCCAGCGTCGGCAAGGACATAATCGAAGATGACGAAGGA AACATCGCCATGCCTCACCAATGGATGGAGGGTAATCTGCCCGTCTCTGCCAAATGTTCCGTCTGCGACAAAACGTGCGGGTCGGTTCTTAG ACTGCAGGACTGGCGCTGCCTGTGGTGCCGGGCCATGGTTCACACGGCCTGCCGCCCACAGTACCCGGTGCGTTGCCCACTGGGCCCTTGCCGGGTCAGCATCGTCCCGCCCACGGCTCTCCACAGCGTCG GCACGGACGAAGCTTGGGAGGCTGTGAGGCCGCAGGGCTGTTCTCCGCTCCTGGTCTTTGTCAATTCGAAATCGGGCGATAACCAAGGCGTCAAGTTCCTGCGACGTTTCAAACAGCTCCTCAATCCGGCTCAAGTGTTTGATCTGATGAACGGAGGGCCCGGTCTTGG ATTGAGGTTATTCCGGCACTTTGATCCATTCCGGATCCTGATTTGCAGTGGCGACGGATCTATTGGTTGGGTCCTTTCCGAAATCGACAAGCTCCATATGGAT AAGCAATGCCAGATTGGAGTGCTGCCACTGGGCACGGGCAACGATTTGGCACGAGTCATCGGCTGGGGCAGCGTTTGCGATGACGATGCCCATCTACCCCAGTTGCTGGAGCGCTACGAGAAAGCCTCTGTCAAAATGCTCGATAG gtGGAGCATCTTCACCTCGGAGCGGAGCATGCCTTTACCTGCGGCCAAAGTCGTCCTGCCTTACGAGCCCATTACCGCCTTCGAGGATTCCATCGTCAGCCACCTGAGCAAGATCCTGCAATCGGACGAGCACACCATCGTCATCTCATCCGCCAA aatcctTTGCGAGACAAtcaaagaatttattggcaaAATGGCCGGCCTTCACACGGCGGATGACAATTCGTCGCTGGCGAGCGGAGACGAGTCCATTGCCCAAAAGTGCCGCATTCTCAACGAGAAGCTGGACCAGCTGCTTGGTACGCTGCACGAGGAAGCCTCGCCCGTCCACGCTGTCTCCAGGGCCAGCGTCGACGAGGAAGACCCGCCCAATAACGTCGAATCTTCC GAGCCTCCGGAAATCACCAAGAGCTCCAAGGAGGCCAAGGAGTCGCGGAACGAAGGCCGTGCAGCCCGTCAGAAAGGAGCGCGCAAAGTG AGAGCCAAGTTCAACCAACGGGAAGCCTTAATGTCGAGAGCCAACAGTTTGAAGAAGGCCGTCCGGCAGATCATCGAGCACGCCGAGAGGGCCCTGGACGAGCAGAACGGGATCCAGCCATCGCGATCCATGCACTCGGCCAGCGCCAGCCAGACGTCGGGCTTGGTGAGCGGCGGGAGTGAAATCAAGTTGATTGTGACCCACCCGGACGGCGATTCGCCCATGTCGaacgagatgatgatgaagcagAGCTCCGGCGCCCTGGCCAAATCGCGGgcatccgccgccgccgctgccgccatGCCCATGGCATTACTGCAACTCTACAGCGCCATAGGCGGAGGAGACTCTTCCAGCGAGCCGTCGCCTTGTCCGTCGCCGATCCCCATGGCCCCGTCGCTGACCACCAACTTCCCGCTGCTCCCCACTTCGCCTATTCGCTACCCCAATCCGCCCGTCTTCTACCGGATGGCCACGCCCCCCAATACTCAGCCGCAGCGGCCGCGGAGCAGCTCCTCGTCACCCCGACCGCCTTCGGCCGGCCGCAATTGCTACGTCTCCCACCAGGAGTCGGCCGAGAGCGAAGGCGACGAGGATCGCTCGTCGGCCATGCTCAGTCTCCAGGCCAAATTGAACGCCATCTCGCCGGTGCCCGACGCCTCCGAGACGAGGACGTCGTGCGAATTCGATTACTCGGCCCTGGCCTTGCCCGTCCCGCTGGAATTCGCCGACACTGACAGCTTGCAGGACGTGCCCATCGACGTCTTTGATGAAGAGACGGAATCCCGCGACAATGTTCCCA ATATGGAGCTGGATGAGGAGCCGGCCGAAGTCGAGGTGAAGCCCATATTGCGGTCGCTGCAGCAAGTCAACATCAGCGTCGTTGTGGAACCTCCTTCCAGTGAGGACAGCAGCCAGGCCAGGCCAGCCAAGGAGGAAGCGGATGAAAATGCTGCCTCCGCTCCGGCGGAAGACACGCGAACGAGGGCCGATCGAGAGcgagaaatggaagaagaggaagaccTAGACCAAGTGGAAGAGGAAACAGCTTTGGAGACGGCCGCCATCGCCCGACTGGGCGAACGGATCGTCGAAGGAGCCGAGGAGCCCGTCGTCGAGCGGACCAACTCGGCAGCTGCCGCACGAG CCGACAAACGTGCTAGGAGGCATGCACAGACCACCTCTCTTACCACCTTACCACCACCACAATCACCACAATCACCACAATCACCACCACCGAACCTCCTGGTCACCACCTCTCGTTCACCTACACCCACTAGTAGACTCACACCGACACGACCGAGTGGTTCGCTGTTGTGTCACGAGACCGAACCGACGGTTTCACCCTGGCTGACTGCGACACGGGCAACGGGCAGCAGCGGTGACGTGCCCGACAGTTTGGCCAAGTCTCGGCTGCTTGTGCCCGTGTCGCCAGCCACGTCGTCAACACTTCAACCTTCTCCGACAGCGTCGCGGAGGATTTCGAGCGGATCCACTTTGCTGGCCTCCTCGGCCGCCGGCTCCATTGATTCCGCGGCTGGCACGGCGTGCGGAGCGTCGGTTCACGCTTCATTGGCTTCCATCTTGTCCTCTGCAGACAGCCACAACCAGCCGTCGAGtcagcaccaccaccatcacggCCAGCGGCCGCCCAGTCCGGACGAGTCGACCGTCGACGGCCAACACCACTCGGGCAGAGAGAGGGAGGCCATCAGCTCCGGCGCTGCCGCCGTTAAGAAACGGAAAATGCCCATCATCAACCCACTCGTTACCCTTCCTATGTGGCCTA ACGTGGAAACGGGCGGATTAATCAGTAAAGTGCTCCTGGCCAATGCCGACGCCCTTTGCGCCGCCGTCTCTCCTCTGATGGATGTCGAGGAAGATCCGGC GGACATGATGGATGAAAAGTGCGTGATGAATTCCTATTTCGGGATCGGGATCGACGCCAAAATTACGTTGGATTTCCACATGAAGCGCGAAGAGCATCCGGAGAAGTGCCGATCGAGGGCACGCAACTACATGTGGTACGGAGTCCTTGGCAGCAAAGAATGGCTCCAG AAAACCTACAAGAATTTGGAACAGCGGGTTCTCTTGGAATGTGATGGTACCCGGATACCTTTGCCCAGCCTGCAAGGCATCGTCGTGCTCAACATCCCCAG ttttatgGGTGGAACCAATTTTTGGGGAGGTAACAAGGAGGACGACTGTTTCATCGCTCCCAGCTTCGACGATCGAGTCCTGGAGGTGGTGGCCGTTTTCGGATCGGTTCAGATGGCCGCCTCGCGGATCATCAATCTTCAACACCACAGGATCGCCCAGTGCCACTCTGTCAAGATCACCATTCTGGGCGATGAGGGCGTGCCCGTCCAGGTGGACGGCGAGGCCTGGCTCCAGCCGCCCGGACTCATCCGCATCGTCCACAAGAATCGCATGCAGATGCTCTGCCGCAACAGG GCCCTGGAACGATCACTGGAAGCTTGGCAAGAGAAACAGCAGCGATACCAACTGGTTGCCGGCCACAAGATGTTGCACGGCACTTCACTTAGCGACGACGAGAATCACGTACTTATTACCTTCCTCGAAGCTACCACAGCTCTAGTCAG GTACGTCCGGTTGTTGGCCATCAGTCAACCGGATTTGGACCAGGAGCTGTACAGCCTTGCTACTCAAGCCTCGACGATGCTGGACAAGATGCATCCGGGTGGCAAAATCATCGAAGGA CCGAGTTTGCGCCTTCACCTGACCGACTTGGTCAATGTCGTCCGCCAACTTCACCTGGAAACGGATCACTTCCTCAAAGAGAGAGCAGCCCTTTAC AACTTGCGGCCCAAccaggaaaagaaattggcttCTTCGTTGTCGCACGTGGTCTGCGAGCTGCGCAAATGCACCGACATCAACGGCCTGGTGCACTTTATCACGTCGGAAGAA ATGTCGGAGAAGAAATCGCGAGCCGTCAAGTCTAGCggtgggggtggtggtggtggcggcgtcACCGGAAGTcatagtggtggtggtggtaacagtagtggtggtggtggtggtagtagcTTGTTCCGACTCAAATTCCGCCGGCCAGCCGAATCTCGCTCCCGTTCGGCCAGTCAGGGTCATCGGCACTCGGATATGGGATCCTCTGAAAGCGGAGTCAGCGCTAGCGGAGGCAGTtccggcggtggtggcggccgAAGCGCCGGGCCGGTCAACGCGTCCTCATCGGTCGATCTGAGCCTCAACGTCCACCTGTGGGGCAACGGCGAAGTGGCTGTTTGGCTGGAATCCCTCCAGTTGGACGAGTACCGCGACGACTTTATCCGGCACGACATCCGCGGCTCGGAGCTACTCACCTTGGAGCGACGCGATCTGAAAGAGTTGGGCATCCACAAAGTCGGCCACATCAAGCGCATCCAGCAGGCCATTTTGGAGATCAAAGAGAATGCCCGGTTATCTCATCAATCCTCttaa
- the LOC124203929 gene encoding diacylglycerol kinase delta-like isoform X1: MAANETTISTKPVSAVGDDSSESDGETEPAKSFHRRFSTNKNIKSSVCTREGFLMKQTSSFQRWRRRYFKLKGRTLYYAKDTKSVIFDEISLPDLSVAECSIKNANHSFQVITPFRSLVLCAESRREMEEWITALKAAANKEYYDSADHHDFLSGRHNWYATSHARPTYCNVCREALSGVTSHGLSCEVCKFKSHKRCAVKAINNCKWTTLASVGKDIIEDDEGNIAMPHQWMEGNLPVSAKCSVCDKTCGSVLRLQDWRCLWCRAMVHTACRPQYPVRCPLGPCRVSIVPPTALHSVGTDEAWEAVRPQGCSPLLVFVNSKSGDNQGVKFLRRFKQLLNPAQVFDLMNGGPGLGLRLFRHFDPFRILICSGDGSIGWVLSEIDKLHMDKQCQIGVLPLGTGNDLARVIGWGSVCDDDAHLPQLLERYEKASVKMLDRWSIFTSERSMPLPAAKVVLPYEPITAFEDSIVSHLSKILQSDEHTIVISSAKILCETIKEFIGKMAGLHTADDNSSLASGDESIAQKCRILNEKLDQLLGTLHEEASPVHAVSRASVDEEDPPNNVESSQEPPEITKSSKEAKESRNEGRAARQKGARKVRAKFNQREALMSRANSLKKAVRQIIEHAERALDEQNGIQPSRSMHSASASQTSGLVSGGSEIKLIVTHPDGDSPMSNEMMMKQSSGALAKSRASAAAAAAMPMALLQLYSAIGGGDSSSEPSPCPSPIPMAPSLTTNFPLLPTSPIRYPNPPVFYRMATPPNTQPQRPRSSSSSPRPPSAGRNCYVSHQESAESEGDEDRSSAMLSLQAKLNAISPVPDASETRTSCEFDYSALALPVPLEFADTDSLQDVPIDVFDEETESRDNVPNMELDEEPAEVEVKPILRSLQQVNISVVVEPPSSEDSSQARPAKEEADENAASAPAEDTRTRADREREMEEEEDLDQVEEETALETAAIARLGERIVEGAEEPVVERTNSAAAARADKRARRHAQTTSLTTLPPPQSPQSPQSPPPNLLVTTSRSPTPTSRLTPTRPSGSLLCHETEPTVSPWLTATRATGSSGDVPDSLAKSRLLVPVSPATSSTLQPSPTASRRISSGSTLLASSAAGSIDSAAGTACGASVHASLASILSSADSHNQPSSQHHHHHGQRPPSPDESTVDGQHHSGREREAISSGAAAVKKRKMPIINPLVTLPMWPNVETGGLISKVLLANADALCAAVSPLMDVEEDPADMMDEKCVMNSYFGIGIDAKITLDFHMKREEHPEKCRSRARNYMWYGVLGSKEWLQKTYKNLEQRVLLECDGTRIPLPSLQGIVVLNIPSFMGGTNFWGGNKEDDCFIAPSFDDRVLEVVAVFGSVQMAASRIINLQHHRIAQCHSVKITILGDEGVPVQVDGEAWLQPPGLIRIVHKNRMQMLCRNRALERSLEAWQEKQQRYQLVAGHKMLHGTSLSDDENHVLITFLEATTALVRYVRLLAISQPDLDQELYSLATQASTMLDKMHPGGKIIEGPSLRLHLTDLVNVVRQLHLETDHFLKERAALYNLRPNQEKKLASSLSHVVCELRKCTDINGLVHFITSEEMSEKKSRAVKSSGGGGGGGGVTGSHSGGGGNSSGGGGGSSLFRLKFRRPAESRSRSASQGHRHSDMGSSESGVSASGGSSGGGGGRSAGPVNASSSVDLSLNVHLWGNGEVAVWLESLQLDEYRDDFIRHDIRGSELLTLERRDLKELGIHKVGHIKRIQQAILEIKENARLSHQSS; this comes from the exons GCAACGTTTGCCGCGAAGCGCTTTCGG gcgTGACATCACACGGGTTGAGCTGCGAGGTCTGCAAGTTCAAATCGCACAAGCGATGCGCCGTCAAAGCCATCAATAACTGCAAGTGGACGACACTGGCCAGCGTCGGCAAGGACATAATCGAAGATGACGAAGGA AACATCGCCATGCCTCACCAATGGATGGAGGGTAATCTGCCCGTCTCTGCCAAATGTTCCGTCTGCGACAAAACGTGCGGGTCGGTTCTTAG ACTGCAGGACTGGCGCTGCCTGTGGTGCCGGGCCATGGTTCACACGGCCTGCCGCCCACAGTACCCGGTGCGTTGCCCACTGGGCCCTTGCCGGGTCAGCATCGTCCCGCCCACGGCTCTCCACAGCGTCG GCACGGACGAAGCTTGGGAGGCTGTGAGGCCGCAGGGCTGTTCTCCGCTCCTGGTCTTTGTCAATTCGAAATCGGGCGATAACCAAGGCGTCAAGTTCCTGCGACGTTTCAAACAGCTCCTCAATCCGGCTCAAGTGTTTGATCTGATGAACGGAGGGCCCGGTCTTGG ATTGAGGTTATTCCGGCACTTTGATCCATTCCGGATCCTGATTTGCAGTGGCGACGGATCTATTGGTTGGGTCCTTTCCGAAATCGACAAGCTCCATATGGAT AAGCAATGCCAGATTGGAGTGCTGCCACTGGGCACGGGCAACGATTTGGCACGAGTCATCGGCTGGGGCAGCGTTTGCGATGACGATGCCCATCTACCCCAGTTGCTGGAGCGCTACGAGAAAGCCTCTGTCAAAATGCTCGATAG gtGGAGCATCTTCACCTCGGAGCGGAGCATGCCTTTACCTGCGGCCAAAGTCGTCCTGCCTTACGAGCCCATTACCGCCTTCGAGGATTCCATCGTCAGCCACCTGAGCAAGATCCTGCAATCGGACGAGCACACCATCGTCATCTCATCCGCCAA aatcctTTGCGAGACAAtcaaagaatttattggcaaAATGGCCGGCCTTCACACGGCGGATGACAATTCGTCGCTGGCGAGCGGAGACGAGTCCATTGCCCAAAAGTGCCGCATTCTCAACGAGAAGCTGGACCAGCTGCTTGGTACGCTGCACGAGGAAGCCTCGCCCGTCCACGCTGTCTCCAGGGCCAGCGTCGACGAGGAAGACCCGCCCAATAACGTCGAATCTTCC CAGGAGCCTCCGGAAATCACCAAGAGCTCCAAGGAGGCCAAGGAGTCGCGGAACGAAGGCCGTGCAGCCCGTCAGAAAGGAGCGCGCAAAGTG AGAGCCAAGTTCAACCAACGGGAAGCCTTAATGTCGAGAGCCAACAGTTTGAAGAAGGCCGTCCGGCAGATCATCGAGCACGCCGAGAGGGCCCTGGACGAGCAGAACGGGATCCAGCCATCGCGATCCATGCACTCGGCCAGCGCCAGCCAGACGTCGGGCTTGGTGAGCGGCGGGAGTGAAATCAAGTTGATTGTGACCCACCCGGACGGCGATTCGCCCATGTCGaacgagatgatgatgaagcagAGCTCCGGCGCCCTGGCCAAATCGCGGgcatccgccgccgccgctgccgccatGCCCATGGCATTACTGCAACTCTACAGCGCCATAGGCGGAGGAGACTCTTCCAGCGAGCCGTCGCCTTGTCCGTCGCCGATCCCCATGGCCCCGTCGCTGACCACCAACTTCCCGCTGCTCCCCACTTCGCCTATTCGCTACCCCAATCCGCCCGTCTTCTACCGGATGGCCACGCCCCCCAATACTCAGCCGCAGCGGCCGCGGAGCAGCTCCTCGTCACCCCGACCGCCTTCGGCCGGCCGCAATTGCTACGTCTCCCACCAGGAGTCGGCCGAGAGCGAAGGCGACGAGGATCGCTCGTCGGCCATGCTCAGTCTCCAGGCCAAATTGAACGCCATCTCGCCGGTGCCCGACGCCTCCGAGACGAGGACGTCGTGCGAATTCGATTACTCGGCCCTGGCCTTGCCCGTCCCGCTGGAATTCGCCGACACTGACAGCTTGCAGGACGTGCCCATCGACGTCTTTGATGAAGAGACGGAATCCCGCGACAATGTTCCCA ATATGGAGCTGGATGAGGAGCCGGCCGAAGTCGAGGTGAAGCCCATATTGCGGTCGCTGCAGCAAGTCAACATCAGCGTCGTTGTGGAACCTCCTTCCAGTGAGGACAGCAGCCAGGCCAGGCCAGCCAAGGAGGAAGCGGATGAAAATGCTGCCTCCGCTCCGGCGGAAGACACGCGAACGAGGGCCGATCGAGAGcgagaaatggaagaagaggaagaccTAGACCAAGTGGAAGAGGAAACAGCTTTGGAGACGGCCGCCATCGCCCGACTGGGCGAACGGATCGTCGAAGGAGCCGAGGAGCCCGTCGTCGAGCGGACCAACTCGGCAGCTGCCGCACGAG CCGACAAACGTGCTAGGAGGCATGCACAGACCACCTCTCTTACCACCTTACCACCACCACAATCACCACAATCACCACAATCACCACCACCGAACCTCCTGGTCACCACCTCTCGTTCACCTACACCCACTAGTAGACTCACACCGACACGACCGAGTGGTTCGCTGTTGTGTCACGAGACCGAACCGACGGTTTCACCCTGGCTGACTGCGACACGGGCAACGGGCAGCAGCGGTGACGTGCCCGACAGTTTGGCCAAGTCTCGGCTGCTTGTGCCCGTGTCGCCAGCCACGTCGTCAACACTTCAACCTTCTCCGACAGCGTCGCGGAGGATTTCGAGCGGATCCACTTTGCTGGCCTCCTCGGCCGCCGGCTCCATTGATTCCGCGGCTGGCACGGCGTGCGGAGCGTCGGTTCACGCTTCATTGGCTTCCATCTTGTCCTCTGCAGACAGCCACAACCAGCCGTCGAGtcagcaccaccaccatcacggCCAGCGGCCGCCCAGTCCGGACGAGTCGACCGTCGACGGCCAACACCACTCGGGCAGAGAGAGGGAGGCCATCAGCTCCGGCGCTGCCGCCGTTAAGAAACGGAAAATGCCCATCATCAACCCACTCGTTACCCTTCCTATGTGGCCTA ACGTGGAAACGGGCGGATTAATCAGTAAAGTGCTCCTGGCCAATGCCGACGCCCTTTGCGCCGCCGTCTCTCCTCTGATGGATGTCGAGGAAGATCCGGC GGACATGATGGATGAAAAGTGCGTGATGAATTCCTATTTCGGGATCGGGATCGACGCCAAAATTACGTTGGATTTCCACATGAAGCGCGAAGAGCATCCGGAGAAGTGCCGATCGAGGGCACGCAACTACATGTGGTACGGAGTCCTTGGCAGCAAAGAATGGCTCCAG AAAACCTACAAGAATTTGGAACAGCGGGTTCTCTTGGAATGTGATGGTACCCGGATACCTTTGCCCAGCCTGCAAGGCATCGTCGTGCTCAACATCCCCAG ttttatgGGTGGAACCAATTTTTGGGGAGGTAACAAGGAGGACGACTGTTTCATCGCTCCCAGCTTCGACGATCGAGTCCTGGAGGTGGTGGCCGTTTTCGGATCGGTTCAGATGGCCGCCTCGCGGATCATCAATCTTCAACACCACAGGATCGCCCAGTGCCACTCTGTCAAGATCACCATTCTGGGCGATGAGGGCGTGCCCGTCCAGGTGGACGGCGAGGCCTGGCTCCAGCCGCCCGGACTCATCCGCATCGTCCACAAGAATCGCATGCAGATGCTCTGCCGCAACAGG GCCCTGGAACGATCACTGGAAGCTTGGCAAGAGAAACAGCAGCGATACCAACTGGTTGCCGGCCACAAGATGTTGCACGGCACTTCACTTAGCGACGACGAGAATCACGTACTTATTACCTTCCTCGAAGCTACCACAGCTCTAGTCAG GTACGTCCGGTTGTTGGCCATCAGTCAACCGGATTTGGACCAGGAGCTGTACAGCCTTGCTACTCAAGCCTCGACGATGCTGGACAAGATGCATCCGGGTGGCAAAATCATCGAAGGA CCGAGTTTGCGCCTTCACCTGACCGACTTGGTCAATGTCGTCCGCCAACTTCACCTGGAAACGGATCACTTCCTCAAAGAGAGAGCAGCCCTTTAC AACTTGCGGCCCAAccaggaaaagaaattggcttCTTCGTTGTCGCACGTGGTCTGCGAGCTGCGCAAATGCACCGACATCAACGGCCTGGTGCACTTTATCACGTCGGAAGAA ATGTCGGAGAAGAAATCGCGAGCCGTCAAGTCTAGCggtgggggtggtggtggtggcggcgtcACCGGAAGTcatagtggtggtggtggtaacagtagtggtggtggtggtggtagtagcTTGTTCCGACTCAAATTCCGCCGGCCAGCCGAATCTCGCTCCCGTTCGGCCAGTCAGGGTCATCGGCACTCGGATATGGGATCCTCTGAAAGCGGAGTCAGCGCTAGCGGAGGCAGTtccggcggtggtggcggccgAAGCGCCGGGCCGGTCAACGCGTCCTCATCGGTCGATCTGAGCCTCAACGTCCACCTGTGGGGCAACGGCGAAGTGGCTGTTTGGCTGGAATCCCTCCAGTTGGACGAGTACCGCGACGACTTTATCCGGCACGACATCCGCGGCTCGGAGCTACTCACCTTGGAGCGACGCGATCTGAAAGAGTTGGGCATCCACAAAGTCGGCCACATCAAGCGCATCCAGCAGGCCATTTTGGAGATCAAAGAGAATGCCCGGTTATCTCATCAATCCTCttaa